One segment of Paramormyrops kingsleyae isolate MSU_618 chromosome 8, PKINGS_0.4, whole genome shotgun sequence DNA contains the following:
- the ddi2 gene encoding protein DDI1 homolog 2 isoform X1, translating into MLVTVFCAPRDRSEITFSLDVSPELELRDFIALCELESGIPAAEIQISYAEQPLQDPTRALGAYGLKDGDVVVLRQAERRPPAQPAFPGLPRIDFSSIAVPGTSSAQPPPSQPQQPEPNLQPQSPPQALDSSLMGPASSPQGLDNPSLLRDMLLANPHELSLLKERNPPLADALLSGDLERFTKVLLEQQQDRARREQERIRLLTSDPFDLEAQAKIEEDIRRHNIEENMTIAMEEAPESFGQVVMLYINCKVNGHPVKAFVDSGAQMTIMSQACAERCNIMRLVDRRWAGIAKGVGTQKIIGRVHLAQVQIEGDFLPCSFSILEDQPMDMLLGLDMLKRHQCSIDLKKSVLLIGTTGSETRFLPEAELPECARLAYGAETRPEEIADRELAEVLQRSAQESDVEDGRTTSQQSWPWSSPNQNDEIPVSASPLDHSRFPALDRSKSAPALLRPPLSEAAPMSVPSPSQSQFQGLTEPAPTTLVPAQANVSQLGSPSHPLGCNPPDPPMCASPEGEPSSHSNSGNVQCGAPTAMEVSATSVATEEEAESVPLSLIGCPDVSPAPPPELVQDCLPDSTKAQPLVSLESPPEQEDSEAVSPQHPLLLSLDAKPTPDTPAATPELCSTPGTPLAEIADLHAATGEAPQPERDQPEGERQPGSDGMPSLAAALMELHELLVSNRCTLSREHSPIPSPTCREDADGVDEGHFPGSLESAWEPTNLVTGATAMTTMETGAAKSECVPDPNLSSLTPMSVDSSGQVENLGKELPEEQEVRCQDAMGESEEAFSMVEEIRGPEPGPCVGPLPPLDLESMDVRQAPEGLQGRGIADGRAAGPEATDLSHFRMEVSAVDELSPPMSSPCHTFPSGDVSDPSTAAAGSSPPTTLEDAPPQPPFPLPSMPSLSPPPLLPPTPSVVPSPPPPAMERFPIAHIQRIQEAGFSAREAAEALELAQGIVELALLLLLARKITVPT; encoded by the exons ATCTCCTACGCGGAGCAGCCCCTCCAGGACCCCACGCGTGCCCTGGGGGCTTACGGCCTGAAGGACGGGGACGTGGTGGTGCtcaggcaggcagagaggcgGCCGCCGGCCCAGCCCGCCTTTCCAG GGCTCCCCCGCATTGACTTCAGCTCCATCGCCGTGCCGGGCACCTCCTCCGCCCAGCCCCCACCCTCACAGCCACAGCAGCCAGAACCAAACCTGCAGCCGCAATCTCCGCCCCAGGCCCTGGACTCCTCTCTCATGGGTCCCGCCTCCTCGCCACAGGGATTGGACAACCCGTCCCTTCTGCGCGACATGCTATTGGCTAATCCCCATGAACTGTCCCTCCTAAAGGAGAGGAACCCGCCATTGGCCGACGCCCTCCTGAGTGGAGACCTAG AGCGTTTCACGAAGGTGCTGCTGGAGCAGCAGCAGGATCGAGCACGCCGCGAGCAAGAGAGGATACGGCTACTCACCTCTGACCCTTTCGACTTGGAGGCACAGGCCAAAATAGAGGAGGATATCAG GCGGCACAACATCGAGGAGAACATGACGATCGCCATGGAGGAGGCTCCCGAGAGCTTCGGCCAGGTGGTCATGCTCTACATCAACTGCAAGGTCAACGGGCACCCGGTCAAAGCCTTTGTGGACTCTG GAGCCCAGATGACGATCATGAGCCAGGCCTGCGCCGAGCGCTGTAACATCATGCGGCTGGTGGACCGGCGCTGGGCGGGCATAGCGAAGGGCGTCGGCACGCAGAAGATCATCGGCAGGGTACACCTGG CCCAGGTCCAGATTGAGGGTGACTTTCTGCCATGTTCCTTCTCCATCCTGGAGGACCAACCCATGGACATGCTGCTGGGTTTGGACATGCTCAAGAGGCACCAG tgcTCTATCGACCTGAAGAAGAGCGTGCTCCTCATCGGCACCACGGGCTCGGAGACGCGCTTCCTGCCCGAGGCGGAGCTGCCTGAGTGTGCCCGGCTGGCGTACGGCGCCGAGACACGGCCGGAGGAGATCGCCGACCGCGAGCTGGCGGAGGTGCTGCAGAGATCCGCGCAGGAGAGCG ACGTTGAAGATGGACGAACTACCTCACAGCAGTCCTGGCCCTGGTCCTCACCGAACCAAAATGACGAAATTCCAGTGTCCGCCTCTCCCTTGGACCACTCCCGATTCCCTGCCCTGGACCGTTCCAAGTCTGCCCCCGCCCTCCTGCGCCCCCCCCTGTCAGAGGCAGCGCCGATGTCTGTGCCCAGCCCCAGCCAGTCTCAATTTCAGGGTCTCACTGAGCCTGCGCCCACGACTTTAGTGCCAGCACAGGCTAACGTTTCCCAGCTGGGCTCCCCGTCCCACCCCCTTGGCTGCAaccccccagacccccccatgTGTGCCAGTCCTGAGGGCGAGCCCTCGAGTCACTCAAACTCAGGGAATGTCCAGTGTGGAGCACCCACAGCCATGGAGGTCAGTGCCACCTCTGTTGCTACGGAAGAGGAAGCAGAGTCCGTCCCGCTCTCCCTTATTGGCTGCCCTGACGTTAGCCCCGCCCCACCGCCAGAGCTAGTCCAAGATTGCCTTCCTGATTCTACAAAGGCTCAGCCGCTTGTTTCACTGGAATCTCCACCTGAGCAGGAGGATTCGGAGGCAGTCAGTCCCCAGCATCCACTTCTGCTTTCCCTTGATGCCAAACCGACTCCCGACACTCCTGCTGCCACCCCCGAGTTGTGTTCCACACCTGGCACCCCATTGGCGGAAATCGCGGACTTGCACGCGGCTACCGGAGAAGCTCCCCAGCCGGAGAGAGACCAGCCGGAGGGCGAAAGACAGCCTGGCTCGGACGGCATGCCCTCCCTGGCTGCTGCCTTAATGGAGCTGCACGAGCTTCTGGTATCCAACCGCTGTACCCTGTCCCGGGAACATAGCCCTATCCCCTCGCCGACCTGCAGGGAAGATGCTGATGGGGTAGATGAGGGTCATTTCCCCGGGTCCCTTGAATCGGCCTGGGAACCGACTAATCTTGTCACTGGTGCTACTGCCATGACCACGATGGAAACCGGTGCAGCCAAATCCGAGTGTGTCCCAGATCCCAACTTATCTTCCCTTACTCCCATGTCTGTGGACTCCTCTGGCCAAGTGGAGAACCTGGGAAAAGAGCTGCCAGAGGAGCAGGAGGTGAGGTGCCAGGACGCGATGGGAGAAAGTGAGGAGGCCTTCAGTATGGTGGAGGAGATAAGGGGGCCGGAGCCTGGGCCATGCGTTGGTCCGCTGCCTCCGCTGGATCTGGAGAGCATGGATGTCcgacaggctcctgagggcctTCAGGGCAGAGGCATCGCAGATGGGAGAGCAGCTGGCCCAGAAGCCACTGATCTCTCACATTTCCGAATGGAGGTATCGGCTGTAGACGAGCTCTCTCCTCCCATGTCCTCCCCGTGTCATACCTTCCCTTCTGGCGACGTGTCCGATCCCTCGACCGCGGCTGCTGGTTCTTCTCCTCCTACCACCCTGGAAGATGctcctcctcagcctcccttCCCGCTGCCTTCTATGCCTTCCctatctcctcctcctctcctccctcccaccccctcaGTTGTTCCCTCTCCCCCACCTCCTGCCATGGAGAGATTTCCAATTGCGCACATCCAGAGGATCCAGGAGGCTGGATTCTCGGCCAGGGAGGCCGCCGAGGCTCTGGAGCTGGCCCAGGGGATCGTGGAGCTggctttgctgctgctgctggctcGTAAGATCACTGTGCCCACATAG